In Microbulbifer agarilyticus, the DNA window GGACGATTACGAACCCGGGTTTATCTGCAATCATTCCGACCACACCGGGCGCTATGCGTTTGATGCGCAACCCGGTGTAGTGCTGTGGAACCTGAATGCGCTGGCCCATGCATTTTCCAGCTTGCTGGATACCGAAACCCTGAAGGATTGCCTGGGCCAGTACCAGCCACTGCTGGTCGATTGCTTTGCCGAGCGCATGCGACGCAAACTGGGGCTTGCGCTTGAAGACGATGGCGACCAGCAGCTGTGTGCGGATCTGTTGCAGATTCTGGAATCGGGGCAGGTGGATTTCACACTGTTCTTCCGCACCCTCAGCCACTACTGCGGTGAACGGCCGGCAGCGAGCTTGCACGCACTGGTTGCCCCGGCGCAGCATCAGGCTCTGGACACCTGGCTTTCCCGTTACGACCAGCGCCTGCAAAAGGAACAGAGATCGGCAACCGAACGCAGCCACGACATGCTGCGTACCAATCCCAAGTTTGTGCTGCGCAATTATCTTGCCCAGCAGGTGATCGAGGCCGCCGAGGCGGAAGACTACGGGCCACTGGAAACCCTGTTCACCCTGCTGCAGTCGCCATTTGACGAACACACTTCGCACGAAGAGTGGGCCGCACCGCCACCGGAGTCCGGCAAACATCTGCCGATCAGCTGCTCCTCCTGAGAAAAATAAATTTGCGCCAAACAACGCGCACGCGGAAGCCGCGTGCCAGGGGATAGGTTCTACACTCTCTACAACAAGGTAAATATCCCAATGCGGAGCGTGACCTGAAAACATGTTATGGTCAGCTTTGATTACTTGCGATGGAAGCTCTTATGAAAAAACATTTCCTGGCCATGACCGCCGTATTCACCGCCCTGCTGCTCAGCACCCAGCTGGCTTTTGCCGATGTGGTGGGACGCTGGAAAACCGTTGACGATGAAACCGGACAAGCCAAGTCCATCGTGGAAATCTACGAGAAGGGCGGCAAATACTACGGCCGCGTGGTGGACCTGTTGATGAAGCCGGACGATACCGTGTGTGAAGCCTGCCCCGGCGCCAACAAGGGCAAGAAAGTTGTCGGCATGGACATCATTACCAACATGGTGAAGAAAGGTAATGTGTACGAAGGCGGCCAGATTCTCGACCCCGTCAAAGGCAAGGTATACGACTGTAAGATGTGGGAAGAAGGCGGCAACCTGATGGTGCGCGGCTACCTGGGCTTCTTCTACCGCACCCAGACCTGGTACCCTGCGGACTGATAAACACGGTGTAAACACCAAATAAAAAAGGAGGGCCTGAGCCCTCCTTTTTTTGTGTGTAGATCGATGGGTGTGACGCTGGATACGATTTATCCGCTAGGCATCGCGGGTCCTTTCTGACAGCGTTAATTAACTAGAATCGCAGCTGTACCCGTACCGCCCCAACCGTGGCATTGTCACGACTGGTTTCATGCGGATGCACTCGCTGCAAGTCCGCGGTGATACGCAGCCAGGGTGTCACAAACAGGTTATAAAAGGCTTCTAACCCCTCTTCATCTTCAATGAAAAATGTCGGGTCGAAGGGCATAGACGCGCCAACTTTTGCCAGACCGCGGACCAGGTCGTCACTCAGGCCGTATTTAAAATAGCCAATACCCCAGTGATCCTGTGTACGGCTCGGAAACAGCCCCTGCCCGCCGAGGCCGGCGATAAAGTGCCATTTCAATGGGTTGGGGTTACCATCGGAAATGGCCCCTTCCGCAAATAATCCCCAGCCGATATCCGGGCTTTCTGGATAGTGATAAAGGTATTGCTGCACCCGCGTACTCAGGTACCAGTAACCATCTTTCGTCAGGATCGATTCAGCGGCCTCTGGGAGATCGATGAGCGCCGGAATAGTGGCGAGGTCGAGCCCTTGTTTTGAACTGTATACACCACGTACGCCATAAAACGCTTTTTGACCTGAAATGGTCACCGGAAAAGTTACCGAGAGGCTGGTGGTGGTGCCATCGCGAAACGGATGACGGATAACGTCGTAATCCTGAGCATTGCGTGGGTCATATACCATCAGGGTAAAACCCGCGTGCTCGGCTTTCAGCTTGCCAATTACCCCAAACAGGTAAGGTGGAGTGACCCCAGTAATGGGCGCCGCGAGTGCGGTATTCAAAAAGGTATTGAGGCCACCCCCGCCGGTGAGCGGCTTCTTGGCCGCAGCGTCGAGCATATTGAATTTGCCAATGGAAATCCCCCCACGCTCGCCGAAACTCTGCGAAAGCGTCAGTGTCAGCTCCTGATCACCCCCTCCGAGCCTGGGGAAGGCCATTGCGGTATTGAACGGAAATAGCGCCCCACTCTCCGGGTCGTTCGCATCCTCGCCATAGAGCCATTCCTGATGCGCAT includes these proteins:
- a CDS encoding DUF2147 domain-containing protein, translated to MKKHFLAMTAVFTALLLSTQLAFADVVGRWKTVDDETGQAKSIVEIYEKGGKYYGRVVDLLMKPDDTVCEACPGANKGKKVVGMDIITNMVKKGNVYEGGQILDPVKGKVYDCKMWEEGGNLMVRGYLGFFYRTQTWYPAD
- a CDS encoding carbohydrate porin, whose product is MRYWLEHAFITFVLMGCVTAPLGFAQPSKQATGSTTYCERPSLFDCPGGRRQAAREGGVDLDLWLTQFSQGITAGGGHKSWQYGGKGDLIINVDLAKAGLWRGLSLNAHQEWLYGEDANDPESGALFPFNTAMAFPRLGGGDQELTLTLSQSFGERGGISIGKFNMLDAAAKKPLTGGGGLNTFLNTALAAPITGVTPPYLFGVIGKLKAEHAGFTLMVYDPRNAQDYDVIRHPFRDGTTTSLSVTFPVTISGQKAFYGVRGVYSSKQGLDLATIPALIDLPEAAESILTKDGYWYLSTRVQQYLYHYPESPDIGWGLFAEGAISDGNPNPLKWHFIAGLGGQGLFPSRTQDHWGIGYFKYGLSDDLVRGLAKVGASMPFDPTFFIEDEEGLEAFYNLFVTPWLRITADLQRVHPHETSRDNATVGAVRVQLRF